A section of the Sebastes fasciatus isolate fSebFas1 chromosome 5, fSebFas1.pri, whole genome shotgun sequence genome encodes:
- the dtymk gene encoding thymidylate kinase, producing MACKRGALIVLEGVDKAGKTTQCQKLVQTLQQSGRPAEGMRFPDRTTTIGQLISAYLEKKSDLEDHTVHLLFSANRWELVPLMKKKLEQGITLVVDRYAFSGAAFTSAKPGFCLDWCMKPDVGLPKPDLVMFLQLSPAEAALRGKFGEERYETSAFQKAVQQKFEELMKDPSVNWQVINAAKSVEEVHEHITTHSLNAINTAQNQQLGELWK from the exons ATGGCCTGTAAGAGAGGAGCGCTCATCGTGCTGGAGGGAGTCGACAAAGCTGGGAAAACTACTCAGTGTCAGAAACTGGTTCAGACTCTGCAGCAGAGCGGCAGACCCGCAGAGGGGATGAGGTTCCCCG ACAGGACCACGACTATTGGACAGCTGATCAGCGCTTACCTGGAGAAGAagagtgacctggaggatcaCACAGTGCACCTGCTGTTCTCTGCAAACCGATGGGAACTGGT GCCTTTAATGAAGAAGAAGCTGGAGCAAGGCATCACTCTGGTCGTAGACCGGTACGCCTTCTCTGGAGCTGCTTTCACCAGCGCAAAGCCA GGTTTCTGTCTGGACTGGTGCATGAAACCTGACGTGGGACTGCCAAAGCCGGACCTCGTTATGTTCCTTCAGCTCAGTCCGGCTGAGGCTGCTCTCAGAGGTAAGTTCGGAGAAGAAAGATACGAGACCAGTGCTTTCCAAAAGGCGGTTCAACAGAAATTTGAAGAGCTGATGAAGGATCCTTCAGTCAACTGGCAG GTAATCAATGCTGCCAAGAGTGTTGAAGAGGTGCACGAGCACATCACGACCCACAGCCTTAACGCTATCAACACAGCTCAGAACCAGCAGCTCGGAGAGCTGTGGAAGTGA